A genomic segment from Sphingopyxis sp. DBS4 encodes:
- the gatB gene encoding Asp-tRNA(Asn)/Glu-tRNA(Gln) amidotransferase subunit GatB translates to MSDYRIKGETGEWEVVIGLEVHAQVTSNAKLFSGAATAFGAEPNTQVSLVDAAMPGMLPVPNRECIRQAVRTGMAIEAEINTWSRFDRKNYFYADLPQGYQISQLYHPLVGEGSLTIEADEKAGLPEAKRIGIERIHVEQDAGKLMHDQHPTMSYVDLNRSGVALMEIVSRPDMRSPAEAGAYVRKLRSILRYVGSCDGNMEEGSMRADVNVSVRKPGDEFGTRTETKNVNSVRFVMAVIEGEAKRQVELIESGGTVVQETRLYDPDRNETRSMRSKEDAHDYRYFPDPDLLPLILDDAFLAECRESLPELPDAKRARYLSEGISAYNADVLTAEVEAARWFDALLEAGAKPVAAANWVTSELFGALNRLGKDISESPVSPAQAAELLGLVADGTISGTIAKQVFEKMLESGNGAAAIVDREGLKQTSDTGAIEAEIAKVLAANADKVEQYKGGKEALFGFFVGQTMKAMQGKANPQVVNELLKKALG, encoded by the coding sequence ATGAGCGACTATCGCATCAAGGGCGAAACCGGCGAGTGGGAGGTCGTGATCGGCCTCGAGGTCCATGCGCAGGTCACCTCCAACGCCAAGCTGTTTTCGGGCGCCGCGACGGCGTTCGGAGCCGAGCCGAACACGCAGGTGTCGCTGGTCGATGCCGCGATGCCGGGGATGCTGCCGGTGCCGAACCGCGAGTGCATCCGTCAGGCGGTGCGCACGGGGATGGCGATCGAGGCCGAGATCAACACATGGTCGCGCTTCGACCGCAAGAATTATTTCTATGCCGATCTGCCGCAGGGTTACCAGATTTCGCAGCTTTATCACCCGCTTGTCGGCGAAGGCTCGCTGACGATCGAGGCCGATGAAAAGGCGGGTCTGCCTGAGGCCAAGCGCATCGGGATCGAGCGTATCCATGTCGAGCAGGACGCCGGCAAGCTGATGCACGACCAGCATCCGACGATGTCCTATGTCGACCTCAACCGATCGGGCGTCGCGCTGATGGAGATCGTCTCGCGCCCCGACATGCGCTCGCCCGCGGAAGCCGGGGCCTATGTCCGCAAGCTGCGCTCGATCCTGCGCTACGTCGGCTCGTGCGACGGCAATATGGAAGAAGGCTCGATGCGCGCCGACGTCAACGTGTCGGTTCGCAAGCCCGGCGACGAATTCGGGACGCGCACCGAGACGAAGAACGTCAATTCGGTGCGTTTCGTGATGGCGGTGATCGAGGGCGAGGCGAAGCGCCAGGTCGAGTTGATCGAAAGCGGCGGCACGGTGGTGCAGGAAACGCGCCTTTACGATCCCGACCGGAACGAGACGCGGTCGATGCGGTCGAAGGAAGATGCGCATGATTATCGCTATTTCCCCGATCCCGACTTGCTGCCGCTGATCCTCGACGACGCGTTTCTGGCGGAGTGCCGCGAAAGCCTGCCCGAACTGCCCGACGCCAAGCGCGCGCGTTATCTGAGCGAAGGCATTTCGGCCTATAACGCCGACGTGCTGACCGCCGAGGTCGAGGCGGCGCGCTGGTTCGACGCGCTGCTCGAAGCGGGCGCGAAGCCGGTCGCGGCGGCGAACTGGGTGACGAGCGAGTTGTTCGGTGCGCTCAATCGGCTCGGCAAGGACATTTCGGAATCGCCGGTCAGCCCGGCGCAGGCCGCCGAACTGCTCGGCCTTGTCGCCGACGGCACCATTTCGGGGACGATCGCGAAGCAGGTGTTCGAGAAGATGCTCGAAAGCGGGAACGGCGCCGCGGCGATCGTCGATCGCGAAGGCCTCAAGCAGACGAGCGACACCGGCGCGATCGAGGCCGAGATCGCCAAGGTGCTCGCTGCCAACGCCGACAAGGTCGAGCAGTATAAGGGCGGCAAGGAAGCCTTGTTCGGCTTCTTCGTCGGGCAGACGATGAAGGCGATGCAGGGCAAGGCGAACCCGCAGGTCGTCAACGAACTGCTGAAGAAAGCGCTCGGCTGA
- the gatA gene encoding Asp-tRNA(Asn)/Glu-tRNA(Gln) amidotransferase subunit GatA has product MTELTNLTVAQIRDGHRAGDFSAVEVAEAFNANVAGAKALNAFIVETPELALAAAKTADADRAAGTLKPLSGVPIGMKDLFATNGVQTTAASHMLEGFVPRYESTVSQKLWDAGAGMLGKLNLDQFAMGSSNETSYFGNVISPWRRKDGGNAALAPGGSSGGSSSAIAARLCPAATGTDTGGSIRQPAAFTGISGIKPTYGRCSRWGIVAFASSLDQAGPMARDVRDCAIMLENMAGFDPKDATSLDLPVPNWEAALSSDLKGKAVGIPKEYRLEGIDPDIDAMWDAGIAMLKDAGADVVEISLPHTKYALPAYYIIAPAEASSNLARYDGVRYGLRDLPEKAGLQDMYAATRADGFGPEVKRRIMIGTYVLSAGFYDAYYTQAQKVRTLIARDFEQAFASCDVILAPTAPSAAFGLGEKTADPLAMYLNDVFAVPASLAGLPAMSVPAALNREGLPLGLQIIGRAFDEQGVLNAGLAIEERAGFTARAEKWW; this is encoded by the coding sequence ATGACCGAGCTTACCAACCTGACCGTCGCGCAGATTCGCGACGGGCACCGCGCGGGCGATTTCAGCGCCGTCGAGGTCGCGGAGGCGTTCAATGCCAATGTCGCGGGCGCGAAGGCGCTCAATGCGTTCATCGTCGAGACGCCCGAGCTTGCGCTGGCGGCGGCGAAGACGGCCGACGCCGACCGCGCCGCAGGGACGTTGAAACCGCTATCGGGCGTGCCGATCGGCATGAAGGACCTGTTCGCGACCAACGGCGTCCAGACCACCGCCGCGAGCCATATGCTCGAAGGTTTCGTGCCGCGCTACGAGTCCACGGTGTCGCAGAAATTGTGGGATGCGGGCGCGGGGATGCTCGGGAAGCTGAACCTCGACCAGTTCGCGATGGGATCGTCGAACGAGACGAGCTATTTCGGCAACGTCATCAGTCCGTGGCGGCGCAAGGACGGCGGCAATGCCGCGCTCGCGCCGGGCGGCTCGTCGGGCGGCAGCTCGTCGGCGATCGCGGCGCGGCTGTGCCCCGCGGCGACCGGGACCGACACTGGCGGCTCGATCCGCCAGCCTGCGGCTTTCACCGGCATTTCGGGGATCAAGCCGACCTATGGCCGCTGCTCGCGCTGGGGCATCGTCGCCTTTGCGAGCTCGCTCGACCAGGCGGGGCCGATGGCGCGCGATGTGCGCGACTGCGCGATCATGCTCGAAAATATGGCGGGCTTCGATCCCAAGGACGCGACGAGCCTCGATTTGCCAGTGCCGAATTGGGAAGCGGCTTTGTCGAGTGATCTCAAGGGCAAGGCGGTCGGTATTCCCAAGGAGTATCGGCTGGAGGGCATCGACCCCGACATCGACGCGATGTGGGATGCCGGGATCGCGATGCTGAAGGATGCGGGGGCCGACGTCGTCGAGATCAGCCTGCCGCACACCAAATATGCGCTTCCCGCCTATTATATCATCGCGCCCGCCGAGGCGTCGTCGAACCTCGCGCGCTATGACGGCGTGCGCTACGGTCTGCGCGATCTGCCCGAAAAGGCAGGGTTGCAGGACATGTACGCCGCGACGCGCGCCGACGGCTTCGGGCCCGAGGTCAAGCGCCGGATCATGATCGGCACCTATGTGCTGTCGGCGGGCTTCTACGACGCTTATTACACGCAGGCGCAGAAGGTGCGGACGCTGATCGCGCGCGATTTCGAACAGGCATTTGCAAGCTGCGACGTGATCCTCGCGCCGACCGCGCCGTCGGCGGCGTTCGGGCTCGGCGAAAAGACTGCCGATCCGCTGGCGATGTACCTCAACGACGTGTTCGCGGTGCCCGCGAGCCTCGCGGGGCTGCCCGCGATGTCGGTCCCCGCGGCGCTGAACCGCGAAGGGCTGCCCTTGGGCTTGCAGATCATCGGCAGGGCGTTCGACGAGCAGGGCGTGCTGAACGCGGGGTTGGCGATCGAGGAGCGCGCGGGCTTTACCGCGCGCGCAGAGAAGTGGTGGTGA
- the gatC gene encoding Asp-tRNA(Asn)/Glu-tRNA(Gln) amidotransferase subunit GatC: MAIDQATVRKIASLARIAISDAEAAAMEGELNGILGWVEQLGEVDVTGVEPMTAVIPNTLRLRDDVVDADPLTGGNRRDDILANAPAPQHGFFGVPKVIE; encoded by the coding sequence ATGGCAATCGATCAGGCAACAGTCAGGAAGATAGCGTCGCTGGCGCGCATCGCGATCAGCGATGCCGAAGCCGCGGCGATGGAAGGCGAATTGAACGGCATCCTCGGCTGGGTCGAGCAACTCGGCGAGGTCGATGTGACCGGGGTCGAGCCGATGACGGCGGTGATCCCGAACACGCTCAGGCTGCGCGACGATGTCGTCGACGCCGACCCGCTGACCGGTGGCAACCGCCGCGACGATATTCTCGCGAACGCGCCTGCGCCGCAGCACGGCTTTTTCGGCGTTCCCAAGGTGATCGAATAA
- a CDS encoding DUF4153 domain-containing protein, translating to MTDAPANPPAPESPRLSARLDDSDPPWPLRPWIMALAGTIAGLIFHLLIDRSQNAPGRDALAAFVAVATVVFLLGVERRRWHWAAGFALAWGAVIGLIAWHSAGYNVGGSPFEWPFWSGMLAVLVATPLFQTRRDVAPDWRFWKLWQMPYARLHSHAWADAVIGAAGLAFVGVTFLLIVLIGQMFKLIGINLIERLLNDEWFGWMLAGAAFGGAVGLLRERDGLVATLQRLVMIVLAVLAPVLAAALVLFLLSLIGTGLTSLWESGFSTAALMMAAAAFAVLLANAAVGSGRDERAGNRLLHVAAAALVAAVLPLAAIAFYSMYLRVGQYGWTPERLWGVIAAAIALAYGVAGLWSVMRGQQDFDDLLRPLQQKLAIGLMLLALILALPVVDFGAISTRDQLARLKSGTVKAEQFDWAAMAFDFGPAGRRAMAKLAKSPDTTRANLAGWALKAKNRWDLVGYNETVNPRDAAFGAKAIAEKVRVLPAGRPLPPEVYTLLDTRSFCGTAPCIAQWIGPERIAVVVHPNNLVRFARDPKTQKWKQAYGLDETVEATQAELTMEQLEKGVLEVRTVTRRQIFVDGKPVGEDFE from the coding sequence ATGACCGATGCGCCCGCCAACCCGCCCGCCCCTGAGTCGCCCCGTCTTTCGGCAAGGCTCGACGACAGCGACCCGCCCTGGCCGCTGCGGCCGTGGATCATGGCGCTGGCCGGAACGATCGCGGGGCTGATCTTTCATCTGCTGATCGACCGTTCTCAGAACGCGCCGGGCCGCGACGCGCTCGCGGCGTTCGTCGCCGTCGCGACCGTGGTGTTCCTGCTCGGGGTCGAGCGGCGGCGCTGGCACTGGGCGGCGGGCTTCGCGCTGGCGTGGGGCGCCGTCATCGGCCTGATCGCCTGGCATTCGGCGGGCTATAATGTCGGCGGATCGCCGTTCGAATGGCCGTTCTGGTCGGGGATGCTCGCGGTGCTCGTCGCGACGCCCTTGTTCCAGACGCGGCGCGACGTCGCGCCCGACTGGCGCTTCTGGAAATTGTGGCAGATGCCCTATGCGCGGCTGCACAGCCACGCCTGGGCCGATGCGGTGATCGGCGCGGCGGGACTGGCGTTCGTCGGCGTGACTTTTTTGCTGATCGTGCTGATCGGGCAGATGTTCAAGCTGATCGGGATTAACCTGATCGAACGGCTGCTCAACGACGAATGGTTCGGCTGGATGCTGGCGGGGGCGGCGTTCGGTGGCGCCGTTGGCCTGCTGCGCGAGCGCGACGGGCTGGTCGCGACCTTGCAGCGGCTGGTGATGATCGTGCTCGCGGTGCTGGCGCCGGTGCTCGCCGCCGCCCTCGTGCTGTTCCTGTTGTCGTTGATCGGAACCGGGCTGACGTCGCTGTGGGAATCGGGCTTTTCGACCGCTGCGCTGATGATGGCGGCGGCGGCTTTCGCGGTGCTGCTCGCCAATGCAGCGGTGGGCAGCGGGCGCGACGAGCGCGCGGGCAATCGCCTGCTGCACGTCGCGGCAGCGGCGCTGGTCGCCGCGGTGCTGCCGCTGGCGGCGATCGCCTTTTATTCGATGTATCTGCGCGTGGGGCAATATGGCTGGACCCCCGAGCGTTTGTGGGGCGTGATCGCGGCGGCGATCGCGCTCGCCTATGGCGTCGCCGGGCTGTGGTCGGTCATGCGGGGGCAGCAGGATTTCGACGACCTCTTGCGGCCGTTGCAGCAGAAACTGGCGATCGGCCTGATGCTGCTGGCGCTGATCCTGGCGCTGCCGGTCGTGGATTTCGGTGCGATTTCGACGCGCGACCAGCTTGCCCGGTTGAAGTCGGGGACGGTCAAGGCCGAACAATTCGACTGGGCGGCGATGGCGTTCGATTTCGGACCCGCCGGGCGCCGCGCGATGGCGAAGCTGGCGAAATCGCCCGACACGACGCGCGCGAACCTTGCGGGATGGGCGCTCAAGGCGAAGAATCGCTGGGATCTGGTCGGCTATAACGAGACCGTAAATCCGCGCGACGCCGCCTTCGGGGCGAAGGCGATCGCCGAGAAGGTCCGCGTGCTGCCCGCCGGACGACCGCTGCCGCCCGAAGTCTATACGCTGCTCGACACGCGCAGCTTTTGCGGCACGGCGCCGTGCATCGCGCAGTGGATCGGGCCCGAGCGGATCGCGGTCGTCGTGCACCCGAACAACCTGGTCCGCTTCGCGCGCGATCCCAAGACGCAGAAATGGAAGCAGGCTTACGGGCTCGACGAGACGGTCGAAGCCACCCAGGCCGAGTTGACGATGGAGCAGTTGGAAAAGGGCGTGCTGGAGGTGCGGACGGTGACGCGGCGGCAGATCTTCGTCGATGGCAAGCCCGTGGGCGAGGATTTCGAGTGA